The proteins below come from a single Aegilops tauschii subsp. strangulata cultivar AL8/78 chromosome 6, Aet v6.0, whole genome shotgun sequence genomic window:
- the LOC120961845 gene encoding uncharacterized protein isoform X1 produces MDGDGSLRFDFEDDVDAFSAGSGFASSEAPIVAVGGPSRGRGHGSIEMDGDEDSLRFDFEDGLDAAGAGTESSAWPFEAPIPAAGGPSHGPVSGSIQMDGDEGSLRFDIEDGLDAAGAGTGSLAWSFEAPIPAAGGPSYGPGSGSIQMDGDEDSLHFDIEDYLDAAGAGTGSSVWSFEAPIPAAGGPSHGPDSGSIQMDGDEGSLRFDLDAVGAGSGSDEEIPECIMFSVGFCLNGPNCKCMHVKLPGPPPVQEVLQKFQQTNAYNYGSSSTTYQPRDNNCKQKAKPQVQHESVLENQNLAVNATLVAQQPAAQHVQTENPPPHLQQQQNAQVQGVHNGSSIQKLPQLQAHFHKGNQGTWLLNFATRRIWILVQWGVFAPQKGLMRLNLTKHVHGECHFNILHL; encoded by the exons ATggacggcgacggcagcctccgCTTCGACTTCGAGGACGACGTCGACGCCTTCAGCGCTGGATCCGGGTTCGCGTCCTCCGAAGCCCCCATCGTCGCCGTGGGAGGGCCGTCCCGTGGCCGCGGCCACGGAAGCATCGAAATGGATGGCGACGAGGACAGCCTCCGCTTCGACTTCGAGGACGGCCTCGACGCGGCCGGCGCTGGTACCGAATCCTCGGCCTGGCCCTTCGAAGCCCCCATCCCCGCCGCTGGAGGGCCGTCCCATGGCCCTGTCAGCGGAAGCATCCAAATGGACGGCGACGAGGGCAGCCTCCGCTTCGACATCGAGGACGGCCTCGACGCGGCCGGCGCTGGCACCGGATCCTTGGCCTGGTCCTTCGAAGCCCCCATCCCCGCCGCTGGAGGGCCGTCCTATGGCCCTGGCAGCGGAAGCATCCAAATGGACGGCGACGAGGACAGCCTCCACTTCGACATCGAGGACTACCTCGACGCGGCCGGCGCTGGCACCGGATCCTCGGTCTGGTCCTTCGAAGCCCCCATCCCCGCCGCTGGAGGGCCGTCCCATGGCCCTGACAGCGGAAGCATCCAAATGGACGGCGACGAGGGCAGCCTCCGCTTCGACCTCGACGCCGTCGGTGCTGGATCCGGCTCCGACGAGGAGATCCCGGAGTGTATAAT GTTTAGCGTGGGCTTTTGCCTTAATGGACCTAATTGCAAGTGCATGCATGTTAAGCTACCTGGGCCGCCTCCTGTTCAAGAAGTCCTCCAGAAGTTTCAACAGACGAATGCCTATAACTATGGTTCATCAAGCACAACTTATCAGCCTAGAGACAATAACTGTAAGCAGAAGGCGAAACCTCAAGTCCAGCATGAGTCAGTGCTGGAGAATCAAAATTTGGCTGTAAATGCTACTCTTGTAGCGCAACAACCTGCTGCTCAGCATGTGCAGACAGAAAATCCACCACCTCATCTACAGCAGCAGCAAAATGCTCAGGTTCAAGGTGTCCATAATGGTTCATCTATCCAAAAGCTACCACAACTGCAAGCCCACTTCCACAAGGGCAATCAAG GTACTTGGTTATTAAATTTTGCAACCAGGAGAATCTGGATTTTGGTTCAGTGGGGTGTTTTTGCCCCTCAAAAAGGATTAATGAGGTTGAACTTGACGAAGCATGTCCATGGAGAGTGTCATTTCAATATTCTCCATCTCTAG
- the LOC120961845 gene encoding uncharacterized protein isoform X2, giving the protein MDGDGSLRFDFEDDVDAFSAGSGFASSEAPIVAVGGPSRGRGHGSIEMDGDEDSLRFDFEDGLDAAGAGTESSAWPFEAPIPAAGGPSHGPVSGSIQMDGDEGSLRFDIEDGLDAAGAGTGSLAWSFEAPIPAAGGPSYGPGSGSIQMDGDEDSLHFDIEDYLDAAGAGTGSSVWSFEAPIPAAGGPSHGPDSGSIQMDGDEGSLRFDLDAVGAGSGSDEEIPECIMFSVGFCLNGPNCKCMHVKLPGPPPVQEVLQKFQQTNAYNYGSSSTTYQPRDNNCKQKAKPQVQHESVLENQNLAVNATLVAQQPAAQHVQTENPPPHLQQQQNAQVQGVHNGSSIQKLPQLQAHFHKGNQGGSF; this is encoded by the exons ATggacggcgacggcagcctccgCTTCGACTTCGAGGACGACGTCGACGCCTTCAGCGCTGGATCCGGGTTCGCGTCCTCCGAAGCCCCCATCGTCGCCGTGGGAGGGCCGTCCCGTGGCCGCGGCCACGGAAGCATCGAAATGGATGGCGACGAGGACAGCCTCCGCTTCGACTTCGAGGACGGCCTCGACGCGGCCGGCGCTGGTACCGAATCCTCGGCCTGGCCCTTCGAAGCCCCCATCCCCGCCGCTGGAGGGCCGTCCCATGGCCCTGTCAGCGGAAGCATCCAAATGGACGGCGACGAGGGCAGCCTCCGCTTCGACATCGAGGACGGCCTCGACGCGGCCGGCGCTGGCACCGGATCCTTGGCCTGGTCCTTCGAAGCCCCCATCCCCGCCGCTGGAGGGCCGTCCTATGGCCCTGGCAGCGGAAGCATCCAAATGGACGGCGACGAGGACAGCCTCCACTTCGACATCGAGGACTACCTCGACGCGGCCGGCGCTGGCACCGGATCCTCGGTCTGGTCCTTCGAAGCCCCCATCCCCGCCGCTGGAGGGCCGTCCCATGGCCCTGACAGCGGAAGCATCCAAATGGACGGCGACGAGGGCAGCCTCCGCTTCGACCTCGACGCCGTCGGTGCTGGATCCGGCTCCGACGAGGAGATCCCGGAGTGTATAAT GTTTAGCGTGGGCTTTTGCCTTAATGGACCTAATTGCAAGTGCATGCATGTTAAGCTACCTGGGCCGCCTCCTGTTCAAGAAGTCCTCCAGAAGTTTCAACAGACGAATGCCTATAACTATGGTTCATCAAGCACAACTTATCAGCCTAGAGACAATAACTGTAAGCAGAAGGCGAAACCTCAAGTCCAGCATGAGTCAGTGCTGGAGAATCAAAATTTGGCTGTAAATGCTACTCTTGTAGCGCAACAACCTGCTGCTCAGCATGTGCAGACAGAAAATCCACCACCTCATCTACAGCAGCAGCAAAATGCTCAGGTTCAAGGTGTCCATAATGGTTCATCTATCCAAAAGCTACCACAACTGCAAGCCCACTTCCACAAGGGCAATCAAGGTGGGAGCTTCTAG